One Variibacter gotjawalensis genomic window, TCCTGTTCCCTGTCTCGATTCCCGAGATCGTTGAAATAGGAACGCTACGCCGACGTCCCTGCGGGACACCGCAAAGACGTTTGCGAGCGAATGAATGACTATACCAAAGATCATGTCCGTCGTGTGGACAAGACAACAAATGATTCAGTGTGTTACGAACACGGTTTACGCGGCAGCATGTCGCAGCGTTGTTAAGAATAGCGGCTACCCTCGATGAGCCCATTTCAGCCTTTTCGCGCGCCCTACGCACCACCGGACGAGAAGATCGCGCGAAAGCTGTTGGCGAACGCGGCCGATAACGCAGAGGCCGAAGCCCGCATCTCGGCGACCGCGACCCGGTTGATTGAGGCGGTGCGAGCCAAATCCGGCGGTCTTGGCGGCATCGAGGACTTCCTCCGAGAATATTCGCTGTCGACCAAGGAAGGCCTCGCTCTCATGGTCTTGGCCGAGGCCCTCCTTCGCGTGCCGGACGCCGCAACCTCCGACGCATTGATCGAGGACAAGCTCGCGGCAGGCGACTGGACGAATCGCGAGACGCGCTCGGACGCCCTGCTGGTGTCCGCATCCGCCTGGGCGCTCGGCATCACGGCCCGCATCGTCCAGCCCGGCGAAACCCCGGATACGATCCTGGAGCAGGTCACGAAGCGCCTCGGCATGCCGGCAGTACGCGCGGCCACCAAGCGCGCCATGCGCCTCCTCGGCAGTCATTTCGTCATGGGCGAGACGATCGAGGCAGCACTGCGCCGCACCGAGCCGGAATATCGCTATTCCTTCGACATGCTCGGCGAAGGCGCGCGCACGGCAGCAGACGCCGAACGCTATTACGCCTCCTACGCGGACGCGATCGAGAAGATCGGCCGCAGCGCCAAAGGCACGCTTCCGGCGCTGCCCGGCATCTCGGTGAAGCTTTCTGCGCTGCATCCGCGCTACGAAGCCGTGTCGCGCGAGCGGGTGATGATCGAGCTCGTGCCGAAGATCGTGAAGCTCGCCGAGCGCGCCAAGGCGCATCAGCTGAATTTCACGATCGACGCCGAGGAGGCCGATCGGCTGGAGCTGTCGCTCGACGTGATCGCGGCTGTCGCGGCCTCGCCGACGCTCGCCGAATGGGACGGCTTCGGCCTCGCCGTTCAGGCCTACCAGAAGCGCGCTCCCGAAGTCGTTCGCTGGATCATCGGCTTGGCCCAAGGGCTCGGCAGGCGCTTTATGGTGCGTCTGGTGAAAGGCGCGTACTGGGACAGCGAAATCAAACGTGCGCAGGAACGCGGCCTCGCGGATTTCCCGGTCTTCAGCCGCAAGCCGATGACGGATCTCTGTTACGAGGCCTGCGCTCGAGAATTGCTGGCCGCCCGGCCGCATATCTTTCCGCAATTCGCGACCCATAACGCGCTCACGGTCGCCGAAGTGTTGGAGCATGCCGGCAATCGCGAGGGCTTCGAGTTTCAGCGCCTCCACGGCATGGGCGAAGCGCTTTACGACGCGCTGCTCGGCGGCGATCCGCAGCTTGCTTGCCGCGTGTATGCGCCGGTCGGCGGCCATCGCGATCTGCTCGCGTATCTGGTACGCCGCCTGCTGGAGAACGGCGCGAATTCATCATTCGTGTCAGCCGTCACCGATCCGAACGTCCCGGTAGCCGAACTGATCGAGCGGCCCGAACAGGCGCTGAAATCCGGCATCCGGCATCCGCATATCCGCTTGTCGGCCGACATCTACGCTCCACAGCGTAGGAACTCCGCCGGCGTAGAGTTCGGCGACGCCGCAGCGCTTGCCGCGTTGACCGAAAAGTCCGCCGCGACGCCTAATAGGCGCTGGGCCGCAGGCGAAACCCGCACACCGCGCAAAATCCGCTCGCCCATCGACGGTGCCGTGATCGGCGAAGTCCGCGAAGCCTCGCCTGCCGACTGCACCGCCGCAATCGATCGCGCTGCCCGCGCATTCCCGGCCTGGAATGCGCGCACGATTGACGCCCGCGCCGCAATGCTCGAACGCACCGCGGACGCGATCGAGGCAAGCCGCGATCTCCTCGTGCTGTTGCAACTCGAAGGCGGCAAGACGCTCGACGATGCAGTCGCCGAGATCCGCGAAGCCGTCGACTTCTGCCGCTACTACGCCGCCGAAGCGCGGACTTCGCTAACACCGCAGACGCTCCCCGGCCCGACCGGCGAGACCAACGTGCTGCGCCATCGCGGGCGCGGCGTCTTCCTCTGCATCTCACCGTGGAATTTCCCGCTCGCGATCTTCCTCGGCCAGGTGTCGGCCGCGCTCGTCGCCGGCAACACGGTGATCGCCAAGCCGGCCGAACAGACGCCGCTCATCGCGGCCGAAGCGTTGCGCTTGCTTCACGCGGCGGGTGTGCCGGCCGATGTCGTGCAACTCGTTGCCGGTGACGGCGCGGTCGGCGCGTCGCTCGTGGCTGACCGGCGCGTCGCAGGCGTTGCGTTCACGGGCTCGACGGAAATCGCGTGGAAAATTAACCGGACATTGGCTGCAAAAAACGGCCCAATCGTCCCCCTCATCGCCGAGACCGGCGGCATCAACGCGATGATCGTCGACTCCACCGCCCTGCCCGAGCAAGTCACCGACGACGTCGTCACGTCCGCCTTCCGCTCCGCCGGTCAACGCTGCTCGGCGCTGCGCTTACTCTGCCTGCAGGCCGATATCGCAGACCACATGCTGACGATGATCGAGGGTGCGACCGCCGAGTTGAAACTCGGCGACCCGCGTGACGCATCGACCCACATCGGCCCCGTTATTGACGCGGATGCGCGAGATCATCTCGCACGCAAAATCGCGGCTGGCCGCCTCCGCTTCCGCCATCCTGGCAAAGGTGTAGCGGGCGGCACTTACGTCGCGCCCGCGATCTTGGAGATCGACACCGCGTCCGACCTCACCGAAGAGGTTTTCGGCCCAGTTCTCCACGTCGTCCGCTACCGCGCCGGCGATCTGCCGCGCGTCATCGACGCGATTGCCGCGACGGGCTACGGCCTCACCCTCGGGGTCCACTCGCGCATCGCCGCCACGGCGGAAAAAATCGCGGCACGCCTTCCCCACGGCAACGTCTATGTGAACCGCAACATGATCGGCGCCGTCGTCGGCACTCAGCCCTTCGGCGGCAGCGGCCTATCCGGCACCGGCCCGAAAGCCGGCGGCCCAGCCTACCTGCACCGCTTTGCCCTCGAGCAGACCGTCACCACCAACACGACGGCTGCCGGCGGCAATGCCAGCCTCCTCGCCGAGGCCGATGAGTAAAATTCGACCTATTGCGGCAAGGCGTCTATAACCACACTTAAGGAAGGAACCTGATTACGTCGTGAGGCCCGGCGACAATCAACTGATTCAGAAGGCAAATTTACTAGTTTAGCCGCGTATCAGGCTGGGCCATGGACGACGTCGTACTCATCATCGCATTTGTTATCACTGCGATCTCTGCAGGCGTGCTTCTCGCGCACGCAACGCAGCTTCGCGCGCAGGTGCGCGACCTGCATGCGAAGCTCGAAAAGATAACCGACAGCAATTGGGAGCTGCGCGACAGCGCCGAGCGCTCCCGCAGCTTATTGCAGGCGCAGGGTGACCTGATCGTCCGCCACAGCACCGATGGCATCATTACTTACGCCAACGATGCCTATTGCGAACTCGCCGGCCGCGGCCCGGAAATCATCGGTACGCCCTTCTCGATGACGGTCGCCGAAGAAAAGCTCAGCGCCGTCCTTTCCGACGGCACACAAGTTATCGACCAAGAAATCATCGACCCAAACGGCAACCCACGCTGGATCTCGTGGCGCCGCGTCATCGTGCGCGAGCCGAGCCACGGCCGCACCGAAACGCAGAGCGTCGGCCGCGATGTCACCGCCCGTGTCCTCTCCGAGCGCGAACTCGGCGAGGCCCGCGACAGCGCCGAGAAAGCCAACGTCGCGAAGTCCCGCTTCCTTGCCTCGATGTCGCACGAAATCCGTACGCCGCTGAACGGCATTCTCGGCATGGCGGATCTCTTGGTCGAAACTCCGCTGACGCCCGAGCAAACCACTTATGCCGAAGCCGTAAAGACCTCCGGCAAAAACTTGCTCGCGCTGATCGAGGACATTCTCGACTTCTCGAAGATCGAGGCGGGTAAGCTCATGCTCACGCCCGTGACCTTCAACATGACGACGTTGATCGAACAGGTCGTCGAATTGCTGGCACCACGCGCGCAGGCGAAAGGTCTCGAGATCGCGTCGTATATAGATGATCAAGTGGCCGGCGACGTCTACGGCGACTCCGCGCGTCTGCGCCAGGTGCTGCTCAATCTCGCCGGCAACGCCGTGAAATTCACCGAAACCGGCGGCCTCTCCATCACGGTCGAGCGCGGCGAGCACGAGGACGAGGTGCTGATCGAGGTCACCGACACCGGTCCCGGTATCGGCCTCGAAGCACGCGAGCGCATCTTCGCGGAGTTCGAACAGGAAGACACCAGCGCCAGCCGCAAAGCCGGCGGTACAGGTCTCGGTCTCGCGATTTCGCAACGCATCGTCGAACAAATGGGCGGCAAAATTCGCCTCGACAGTGCGCTCGGCAAGGGCTCAACTTTCCGCTTCACCGTGCAGCTGCCGCCACGTCGCGAAGGCCCAAGCCAGCGCCTCCACGTCAATCTCGCCGGCGAGGCGATCTTGGTCGTATCAGCGTCCGTCATTGGCGCGCCGATCGTGCGCCGTCTGCAGCGCTGGGGCGCGCGCGCGTCTCTGGTCGACTCGGCCGAATACGCGAAGATCTATCTGCGCAGCGGCGGTTGGAACACCGTGCTCGTCGATCGTGCGCTCGGCGTCGCCGACATGACGGCAATCGCAGAGGTGACGCCGACGAGCGCGCGCAGCGTCGTCCTGCTTGCACCTACGGAGCGTGACCAGCTGCCCGGGCTGCAAGCCTCGGGCTATGCCAATTACCTCATCAAGCCAGTGCGCGCCGCGTCGCTCGCCGCCGTCGTCGGTCAGCAACCGATGATCGACGATCACGTCACGCTTGTTCCCGAAAAGTCCGACGACGCGGCCGAGACCAGCAGCACGCTGCGGGTGCTCGTTGCCGAAGACAACGAGATCAACGCGCTGCTTGCGCGCAGCCTGCTGACGCGGCTCGGCCACGATGTCACCCTGGTCGGCGACGGCGAACAGGCAGTCGAAAGCTGGCGGGCTGCCGGCGAATCTGAACGGCCTTTCGACCTCATCTTGATGGACGTGCAAATGCCGGTGCTCGATGGCATGGAAGCGACCCGCAGGTTGCGCGAACTCGAAACTGGGACAAATCGCGCCCGCACGCTCATTATTGCGTTGAGCGCCAATGCGTTTCCGGAAGATCGCGAAGCTTGCTTCGCATCCGGCATGGATGGCTTTCTTGTGAAGCCTCTCGAACGCAATCATCTCATGGGTTACCTCAGCCAGGCTGCGACCCGCGTGTCACATTAGTTTCTCGAATCAGTGGCTAATGCAGGGTAGATTGGTATTGCCAGCGGTTTGGTAGGCCAGTCGCCGGCGCCGGGGAATGACGATGGACGGTTTTGCTGCAAGCGGTATGCGCGCTCTGCTGTACAATGAGCGCGTGTCGGCATTCTTTCCGAATGTGATGCCCACGCTGCGCGCCTACAGCGGCTTCAGCATCGCGGGCGTCAACGACGATCAGCCGAGCGCCCTCGGCCGCATCGGCACCCTCGAAGTCCGCCTCGCCCGTAAACCGAAAGACGTGCGCCGCGCGCAGCGGTTGCGCTACCGCGTGTTCTTCGAAGAGCGCGGGATGATCGCAGACGCCACCACGCGCATCTCGCGGCGCGACGTCGATCCTTACGATGCGATTTGCGATCACGTGCTCGTCCTCGATCACAACGAGAAGTTGCGCGGCCTCCGCCGCAAGCCGCGTGTCGTCGGCACCTATCGGCTACTCCGCCAGCATCTCGCCGAGCAGAACGGTGGCTTTTACACTGCGAACGAATTCGACATCGCGCCGCTGATCGCGCGTCATCCGCAGGCCTCGTTCATGGAACTCGGCCGCTCTTGCGTACTCCCTGCCTATCGCACGAAGCGCACGGTCGAGCTTCTGTGGCACGGCATCTGGTCGCACGTGCTGCGCAATAAGGTCGACGTGATGTTCGGCTGCGCCAGCTTCGATGGCACCGACCCGCAGGCGCATGCCGAGGCGTTATCGTTCTTGCACCACTATGCGGCACCGCCGGCCGAATGGAGCGCCAAAGCCCGCGCCGGACGCGGCGTGCCGACGAACATCATCCCGAAAGACAAGCTCGACGCGAAAGCCGCGCTTCGCGCGCTGCCGCCGCTCATCAAAGGCTATCTACGCATCGGCGCTTATGTCAGCCCGCAAGCCGTAATCGATTACGAATTCCGCAGCATCGACGTTCTGATCGTTTTGCCGACGTCAGCGATCAGCGAGCGGTACATCCAGCACTTCGGCCCCGGCGCCGAACGCCACGCGGCGTAGATCCGACAACTCGACCATCACATAGTCGGCGCCTACCATTTGTGCTATAAGTCCCTGATGGCAGATACCCTCGACATTGCCAAATTGACTAAGAAGGAGCGGCTCGACCTGATCGGCGAGCTTTGGGACAGTCTTGCGCCCGAGGACGTGCAGCTTTCACCGGAGCAAGAAGCAGAACTCGGCCGTCGCATGGCGACGTTCAAGGCGGATGCAAAAGCCGGTATCGCGTGGGACGAATTCAAGACGGAGCTAAAGAAGCAGTTCCGATAAATGCCTCGCGTTTCTCTTACCCTAGCTGCGCGTAACGACATCCTCTCCGCGATGAGTTGGTATCAGGCAAACGCCGCCGAAGTCGTTCCTCAACTCACGAACGCTTTGGACACCGCACTCAAGCGAATTGCGGAAAACCCGAAGCAATTCCAGGTCTCGGCCTTCAGCACGCGGCGTGCCCTACTAAGGAAGTTTCCGTATTCGGTGATCTTCCGCGAGACCGCTCACGAGGTTGTCGTTGTGGCAGTCTATCATATGAGCCGAAATCCGAAGGCTTTGAGGCGACGCTAGCCTACAACCTGCGCAGCGCGACGTCTGACACCAGATGGTTCGCGCCCTTCTTGAGAATGAGCCCAGCACGCTGACGTGTCGGCAGAATATTGTCCGTCAGATTGACGAGATTGATGCGCTCCCAGATCGACGTCGCCGTATCGATCGCTTCCTTGTCGCTCAGTTTCGCGTACCGATGGAAGTATGATTTCGGGTCCGAGAACGCCGTGCCGCGCAAACGCAGAAAACGATCGACGTACCATTCGCGCAGCACCGGCTCGTCGGCGTCGATGTACACCGAGAAGTCGAAGAAGTCGGAGACGAACGGCACCGCCGATCCATCGCGCGGCGGACGCCCGGCCTGCAAAACGTTGAGCCCTTCGACGATCAGAATATCCGGACGATCGACCTCGACGCGATGGTTCGGCATCACGTCGTAGACGAGATGCGAGTATA contains:
- the putA gene encoding bifunctional proline dehydrogenase/L-glutamate gamma-semialdehyde dehydrogenase PutA, which translates into the protein MSPFQPFRAPYAPPDEKIARKLLANAADNAEAEARISATATRLIEAVRAKSGGLGGIEDFLREYSLSTKEGLALMVLAEALLRVPDAATSDALIEDKLAAGDWTNRETRSDALLVSASAWALGITARIVQPGETPDTILEQVTKRLGMPAVRAATKRAMRLLGSHFVMGETIEAALRRTEPEYRYSFDMLGEGARTAADAERYYASYADAIEKIGRSAKGTLPALPGISVKLSALHPRYEAVSRERVMIELVPKIVKLAERAKAHQLNFTIDAEEADRLELSLDVIAAVAASPTLAEWDGFGLAVQAYQKRAPEVVRWIIGLAQGLGRRFMVRLVKGAYWDSEIKRAQERGLADFPVFSRKPMTDLCYEACARELLAARPHIFPQFATHNALTVAEVLEHAGNREGFEFQRLHGMGEALYDALLGGDPQLACRVYAPVGGHRDLLAYLVRRLLENGANSSFVSAVTDPNVPVAELIERPEQALKSGIRHPHIRLSADIYAPQRRNSAGVEFGDAAALAALTEKSAATPNRRWAAGETRTPRKIRSPIDGAVIGEVREASPADCTAAIDRAARAFPAWNARTIDARAAMLERTADAIEASRDLLVLLQLEGGKTLDDAVAEIREAVDFCRYYAAEARTSLTPQTLPGPTGETNVLRHRGRGVFLCISPWNFPLAIFLGQVSAALVAGNTVIAKPAEQTPLIAAEALRLLHAAGVPADVVQLVAGDGAVGASLVADRRVAGVAFTGSTEIAWKINRTLAAKNGPIVPLIAETGGINAMIVDSTALPEQVTDDVVTSAFRSAGQRCSALRLLCLQADIADHMLTMIEGATAELKLGDPRDASTHIGPVIDADARDHLARKIAAGRLRFRHPGKGVAGGTYVAPAILEIDTASDLTEEVFGPVLHVVRYRAGDLPRVIDAIAATGYGLTLGVHSRIAATAEKIAARLPHGNVYVNRNMIGAVVGTQPFGGSGLSGTGPKAGGPAYLHRFALEQTVTTNTTAAGGNASLLAEADE
- a CDS encoding ATP-binding protein, yielding MDDVVLIIAFVITAISAGVLLAHATQLRAQVRDLHAKLEKITDSNWELRDSAERSRSLLQAQGDLIVRHSTDGIITYANDAYCELAGRGPEIIGTPFSMTVAEEKLSAVLSDGTQVIDQEIIDPNGNPRWISWRRVIVREPSHGRTETQSVGRDVTARVLSERELGEARDSAEKANVAKSRFLASMSHEIRTPLNGILGMADLLVETPLTPEQTTYAEAVKTSGKNLLALIEDILDFSKIEAGKLMLTPVTFNMTTLIEQVVELLAPRAQAKGLEIASYIDDQVAGDVYGDSARLRQVLLNLAGNAVKFTETGGLSITVERGEHEDEVLIEVTDTGPGIGLEARERIFAEFEQEDTSASRKAGGTGLGLAISQRIVEQMGGKIRLDSALGKGSTFRFTVQLPPRREGPSQRLHVNLAGEAILVVSASVIGAPIVRRLQRWGARASLVDSAEYAKIYLRSGGWNTVLVDRALGVADMTAIAEVTPTSARSVVLLAPTERDQLPGLQASGYANYLIKPVRAASLAAVVGQQPMIDDHVTLVPEKSDDAAETSSTLRVLVAEDNEINALLARSLLTRLGHDVTLVGDGEQAVESWRAAGESERPFDLILMDVQMPVLDGMEATRRLRELETGTNRARTLIIALSANAFPEDREACFASGMDGFLVKPLERNHLMGYLSQAATRVSH
- a CDS encoding GNAT family N-acetyltransferase — translated: MPTLRAYSGFSIAGVNDDQPSALGRIGTLEVRLARKPKDVRRAQRLRYRVFFEERGMIADATTRISRRDVDPYDAICDHVLVLDHNEKLRGLRRKPRVVGTYRLLRQHLAEQNGGFYTANEFDIAPLIARHPQASFMELGRSCVLPAYRTKRTVELLWHGIWSHVLRNKVDVMFGCASFDGTDPQAHAEALSFLHHYAAPPAEWSAKARAGRGVPTNIIPKDKLDAKAALRALPPLIKGYLRIGAYVSPQAVIDYEFRSIDVLIVLPTSAISERYIQHFGPGAERHAA
- a CDS encoding addiction module protein, encoding MADTLDIAKLTKKERLDLIGELWDSLAPEDVQLSPEQEAELGRRMATFKADAKAGIAWDEFKTELKKQFR
- a CDS encoding type II toxin-antitoxin system RelE/ParE family toxin codes for the protein MSWYQANAAEVVPQLTNALDTALKRIAENPKQFQVSAFSTRRALLRKFPYSVIFRETAHEVVVVAVYHMSRNPKALRRR